Genomic window (Polaromonas sp. JS666):
CGGTTCAAAGTACTGGCACTTCGAGTTCGAAGCCAACGCCTTTTTGCACCACATGATCCGCAACATCATGGGCTGCCTGGTCGCCATAGGTCAAGGCAGCCATGAGCCTGGCTGGCTGCTGGACGTGATGGCCGCACGCAGCCGGGATGCCGCCGCCCCCACCTTTTCACCCAACGGCCTCTATTTCCTGGGGCCAGTCTATGAAGACCACTATGGCCTGCCAAATCGCACGGCGGCTTATGATTGGTTGCCATGACGCTCCCCCCCGTTGCTCCCCCACTCCGTGTGGGTCGCCTCCCCCCTCAAGGGGGTAACACCAGCGGCCCGGCAAAGCCGGTTCCGCGGTGTTCCTGGACTGTGCAGCGCCACTGTCATAAGCAGCGGGTGTCGCTTCGCGCCATGGAGGCCTCGGCATGAAAACGCAAAATACCCCGCCTCCCACCCGTACCCGCATCAAGATCTGCGGCCTGACGCGGGAAGAAGATGTGGATGCGGCTGTGGCCGCCGGCGCGGATGCGGTCGGTTTTGTCATGTACGAGCCCAGCCCGCGTTATGTGACGGCAGAGCGGGCCGCAGAACTGGCCAGGCGCTTGCCGCCCTTTGTCACGCCGGTGCTGCTCTTCGTCAACGCTCCCCTTGCAAAAATCAGGGCTGCCTGCGCCCATATTCCCTCGGCTTTGCTGCAATTTCATGGTGATGAAACGCCTGAAATCTGCCTGCAGGCGGGCCGGCCTTTCATGCGCGCGGCCCGTATCCCCCTGGGTGGACATACCGCCGCAGACCCCGGCGGAAGCGAGGGGCGCTTCGATCTCGTAAAATACGCGGAAGACTTTAAAGCAGCCCAGGCCATCTTGCTCGACGCTCATGTCGAAGGCTATGGCGGCGGCGGGAAAACATTCAATTGGTCACTTCTTCCTCCAAGCGTCAGCGCTCACCTCGTTTTGTCTGGTGGATTGACGCCTGCAAATGTGACCGATGGCATTTTGCA
Coding sequences:
- a CDS encoding phosphoribosylanthranilate isomerase, with amino-acid sequence MKTQNTPPPTRTRIKICGLTREEDVDAAVAAGADAVGFVMYEPSPRYVTAERAAELARRLPPFVTPVLLFVNAPLAKIRAACAHIPSALLQFHGDETPEICLQAGRPFMRAARIPLGGHTAADPGGSEGRFDLVKYAEDFKAAQAILLDAHVEGYGGGGKTFNWSLLPPSVSAHLVLSGGLTPANVTDGILQVRPRCKTLAVDVSSGVEVSKGIKSADKINQFVAAVRAADEQLAKTQTHHVRLPPT